From Candoia aspera isolate rCanAsp1 chromosome 4, rCanAsp1.hap2, whole genome shotgun sequence, a single genomic window includes:
- the RHEB gene encoding GTP-binding protein Rheb, with amino-acid sequence MPPSKSRKIAILGYRSVGKSSLTIQFVEGQFVDSYDPTIENTFTKLITVNGQEYHLQVVDTAGQDEYSIFPQTYSIDINGYILVYSVTSIKSFEVIKVIHGKLLDMVGKVQIPIMLVGNKKDLHMERVISYEEGKALAESWNAAFLESSAKENQTAVDVFRRIILEAEKIDGASSQGKSPCSVM; translated from the exons ATGCCGCCGTCCAAGTCCCGTAAGATCGCCATCCTGGGCTACCGGAGCGTCG GGAAATCGTCTTTGACTATTCAGTTTGTGGAAGGCCAATTTGTTGATTCATATGATCCTACAATAGAGAACA CATTCACAAAGCTGATTACTGTAAATGGGCAAGAATATCATCTTCAGGTAGTTGACACAGCTGGACAG GATGAATATTCCATATTTCCTCAGACATATTCCATAGACATTAATGGCTATATTCTTGTTTATTCAGTCACATCAATAAAAAG TTTTGAAGTGATTAAAGTTATCCATGGCAAGTTACTGGACATGGTGGGGAAAGTCCA GATTCCCATTATGTTGGTTGGAAATAAGAAAGACCTGCATATGGAACG GGTGATCAGCTATGAAGAAGGGAAAGCTTTAGCAGAATCCTGGAATGCAGCTTTCTTAGAATCTTCTGCTAAAGAAAACcag aCGGCTGTGGATGTTTTCAGGAGGATAATTTTGGAAGCAGAGAAAATTGACGGGGCATCTTCACAAGGGAAATCGCCGTGCTCCGTGATGTGA